In the genome of Entelurus aequoreus isolate RoL-2023_Sb linkage group LG08, RoL_Eaeq_v1.1, whole genome shotgun sequence, one region contains:
- the LOC133655300 gene encoding PR domain zinc finger protein 12-like: MGSVLPAEALALKSGFKCPARAALSDVITSDVLHSFLYGRWRNVLQGGEHLPAEEQRHAGCTRTAFTAEVLAQSFAGEVQKLSSLVLPSEVIIAQSSIPGEGLGIFSKTWIKAGTEMGPFTGKVLSPEHVDLLKNNNLMWEVFNEDGTVRYFIDASQEDQRSWMTYIKCARNEQEQNLEVVQIGSSIYYKAVETIPPDQELLVWYGNTHNTFLGIPGVPGIDEEQQKKIRNDDSQSCESSCSPPSSSALHTSGRMRCVICHRGFNSRSNLRSHMRIHTLDKPFVCRFCNRRFSQSSTLRNHVRLHTGERPYKCHVCQSAYSQLAGLRAHQKSARHKPPLAGPEAAAQGSPPLPPPPPSATALPTSTQQIGPVVRQHHHHHHHHVPLVHHMPALVL; this comes from the exons ATGGGCTCCGTGCTTCCAGCAGAAGCTTTGGCCCTCAAGTCTGGATTTAAGTGTCCGGCGCGGGCGGCGCTGTCGGACGTGATCACGTCGGACGTCCTGCACAGCTTCCTGTACGGCCGCTGGAGGAACGTCCTGCAGGGCGGAGAACACCTGCCGGCCGAGGAGCAGCGACACGCCGGCTGCACCAGGACCGCCTTCACCGCCGAGGTGCTGGCCCAGTCCTTCGCTGGAG AGGTGCAGAAGTTGTCCAGTCTGGTTCTTCCCAGCGAGGTCATCATAGCGCAGAGCTCCATCCCAGGCGAAGGTCTCGGGATCTTCTCCAAAACCTGGATCAAGGCTGGCACCGAGATGGGTCCCTTCACCGGCAAGGTCCTCTCCCCGGAACACGTGGACCTGCTGAAGAACAACAACCTGATGTGGGAG GTGTTCAATGAGGATGGCACGGTCAGGTACTTCATCGACGCCAGCCAGGAGGACCAACGCAGCTGGATGACCTACATCAAGTGTGCCCGCAACGAGCAGGAGCAGAACCTGGAGGTGGTGCAGATCGGCAGCAGCATTTACTACAAAGCCGTGGAG ACCATTCCACCAGACCAGGAGCTCCTTGTGTGGTACGGAAACACTCACAACACTTTCCTGGGCATCCCCGGTGTTCCGGGAATAGACGAAGAGCAGCAGAAGAAAATCAGAAATG ATGACTCCCAGTCCTGCGAGTCCTCCTGCTCTCCGCCTTCGTCGTCCGCCCTCCACACCTCGGGCCGCATGCGCTGCGTCATTTGCCACCGCGGGTTCAACTCACGCAGCAACCTGCGCTCGCACATGCGCATCCACACGCTGGACAAGCCCTTCGTGTGCCGCTTCTGCAACCGCCGCTTCAGCCAGTCGTCCACGCTGCGCAACCACGTGCGCCTGCACACGGGCGAGCGCCCCTACAAGTGTCACGTGTGCCAGAGCGCCTACTCGCAGCTGGCCGGCCTGCGCGCCCACCAGAAGAGCGCCCGGCACAAACCCCCGCTGGCCGGGCCCGAGGCGGCCGCGCAGGGGTCGCCGCCGCTGCCCCCGCCGCCTCCTTCCGCTACGGCGCTTCCGACGTCCACACAGCAGATTGGGCCTGTCGTCCGCCAacatcaccaccatcaccatcatcacgTGCCTCTGGTGCACCACATGCCTGCCTTGGTGCTCTGA